The genomic region TGATGAAGCCAGTGCGCTGAATGATCGGGAAGAAATGGCACCCCTGCCGTGCCGATGTCCCTGTTGCAGGGTGGCAGGAGTGCGAAAAAACGGCGAGGGCATTGCGCCCCCGCGTGGGTCCGTCATCAGGCCTGGGTGTAGGCCGTCTTCACGGTGGTGTAGAACTCGGCGGCGTAACGGCCTTGCTCGCGTGGGCCGTAGCTGCTGCCCTTGCGGCCACCAAACGGCACGTGGTAGTCCACGCCAGCGGTGGGCAGGTTCACCATCACCATGCCCGCCTGGGCGTGGCGCTTGAAGTGGGTGGCGTATTTCAGGCTGGTGGTGGCAATGCCGCTGGCCAGGCCAAAAGGCGTGTCGTTGGCCAGGGCCAGGGCTTCGTCGTAGCCCTTCACACGCTGGATGCTGACCACGGGGCCAAAGATTTCTTCGCGGTTGATGCGCATCTCGGGCGTGGTTTCAGTGAACAGGGCGGGGCGCAGGTAGTAGCCTGGTGCGCCGTCTGCGTTGGTGGCGAGGGCTTCGCCGCCGTGCAGCTTGGCACCTTCCTTCTGGCCGATGGCGATGTACTCCAGGTCTTGCGCCAGCTGGCGGTCGTCCACCACTGGGCCGATGTCGGTGCCGGCCTTGCGGGCGTCATCTACCTTCAGGGTCTTCATCTTTTCGATCATGGCGGCCACGAAGCGGTCGTGGATGCCCTCGGTCACGATCACGCGGCTGCTGGCGGTGCAGCGCTGGCCGGTGGAGAAAAAGCCGCTGTTGATGGCGGCACCTACGGCCACGTTCAGGTCGGCATCGTCCAGCACCACAAACGGGTTCTTGCCGCCCATCTCCAGTTGCACCTTGGCACCACGGCCCACGCAGGCAGCCGCCACGCGCTGGCCAGTGCCGACGGAGCCGGTGAAGCTCACGCCCGCGATGCGCTCGTCTTCGAGCAGCACGGCGCCCACTTCAGAGCCACGGCCCATCACCAGGTTGAACACGCCTGCGGGCAGGCCTGCGCGGTGCAGGATGTCGGCCAGCGCCCAGGCCGAGCCAGGCACCACCTCTGCGGGCTTGAACACCACGGTGTTGCCATAGGCCAGGGCCGGGGCAATCTTCCAGGCGGGGATGGCGATAGGGAAGTTCCAGGGGGTGATCAGACCGATCACACCCAGGGGCTCGCGGGTGATTTCCACGCCCACGCCAGGGCGCACCGACGGCAGCACTTCGCCACCGGGGCGCAGTGCTTCGCCAGCAAAGAACTTGAAGATGGCTGCAGCGCGGCCCACTTCGCCAATCGCTTCGGGCAGGGTTTTGCCTTCCTCGCGGGCCAGCAGGTCGCCCAGCTCGGCCTTGCGGGCGATGATTTCGTTGCCCACCGCGTCCAGGATGTCAAAGCGCTGCTGGGGTGTGGACAGGCTCCAGGCCGGGAAGGCAGCGTGCGCGGCTGCCACGGCTTGCAGCGCCTGTTCGCGGCTGGCCACGGCGTAGTCACCGATCACATCGCGCGTGTCGGAGGGGTTGGTGTTCTGGTAGGTGCGGACGCCTTCGGTCCATTGGCCGCCAATGAGGTTCTGTTTCATGGTCATTTGGGTGGGTTGGTAAAAATAAGAGAGCTTTCCAGGGCGCGTTCAATACGCGGCAGAGACCAGTTGGCCAGTGCGCTCAAACGCTTCCAGGTTGTCCATCACCCGCTGGCCCATGGCTTGGCGGGTTTCGTGCGTGGCGCTGGCAATATGCGGCAGCAGCACCACGTTGTCCATGCCCATCAGGGCGTCGGGCACGTGGGGCTCGTTCTCGAACACGTCGAGTCCGGCACCAGCGATGCGACCGTCCTGCAGCGCGCGGATCAATGCGGCTTCATCTACCACCGTGCCGCGTGCCACGTTGATGAGAAAGCCTGTGGAGCCCAGCGCATTGAGTACGTCTTCATTGATGAGGTGTCGCGTGGCGGGGCCGCCAGACGTGACGACGACCAGAAAGTCGCACCAGGCCGCCAGATCGACCAGCGATGCCTCGTAATGCCAAGGCACTCCTGCCACGGGCCGACGGCTGTGGTAGCGCACTTCCATGTCAAAGCCCAGGCTGCGCCTTGCAATGGTCTGGCCGATGCGGCCCAGGCCCACCACGCCCATGCGCGCACCACTGACCTTGCGCCCCAGTCCAAAGCTGTTGCCTCCCAGCCGGGCCCACTGGCCTGCGCGCACAAATCGGTCCGCCTCTGTGGTGCGGCGCGCCACATCCAGCATCAGTGCGAAAGCCGTGTCTGCCACGCAGTCGTTGAGAACGTCGGGCGTGTAGCCCACGGCAATGCCGCGCGCCTGGGCTTCCTTCACGGGGATCTTGTCCAGGCCCACGCCAAAGCTGGAGATGACCCGGACCGATGGCAATGACTCCAGATAGTGCGCGGGCAAGCCGATGGCTGCGCTCGTCACAACGGCATCAAACTGGGCACCGTGTGTCGCCAGAAATGCCTGGGCATCGGCTTCGTCAGCCAGCCGGTGAACAGAGTAGCGGGCGTGCAAGGCCTGATCCAGGGCTGGCACGAGCTTGCCCGCCTGCAGTACACGTTGCAAAGGTTGCATGGTCGGTCCGGTAAATGATGGGTAAGAGTATCAGGCGGGGCGCACGGCCTGGCGGGCCAGCAGACGCCATTGGCTGCCGTCCTTTTGCCACACCGTGAGGACCTTGATGGTCACATTGCCGGGCTTGCCACCATCATTGGTTGCGCCCGACAGCGTGTGGCGCACCACGGCCACGTTGCCCGACACGCTGATGGTCTGGTCCGACAAGGTGATGGACACGAAATCAGAGGAGCCATCCATCAGCGCTGCAATGAAGCTGGCCTGGGTGTCAATCTTGCCGCCGGAGTGCCCGTAGCTCAGCAGCGGGCTGGTCAGGTCTTTGAGCACGGCCTGGTCCGGGTCCACCATGGCTGCGCGCAGTTTCTCCACCACAGAGGCCACGGCTTGCTCATCGGGGGTGGCCTGGGCGTGTGCCACCAGGGGGGCTGCGATCAGCGCTGCAGCCAGGGTGACGCCTTGAGCGCAGCGATAGGTCCAATGGGAAGCGGAAGCGATAGGGTTCATGAGTGTCTCCTCGGATGGTGGTTGGATAAAGCAGAAAGCCCCAGTGGGCTGGGGCCGGGATGGCGCTTGGAACCTGTTGAGCAGTTCGTGCGCCTTGTGGTTATGGGTTCTGCGCAGGGCGGTTTACTGGGGGCCCAGGGGTGCCATCAGTGCGCGCAGTTGCTCCACTTCGGCAGGCTTCAGGTCAGACAGCGGTGGGCGCACAGGGCCGGCGCTGTGGCCTGCGATGGTGGCACCCGCCTTGACGATGGATACCGCATAGCCTTCACCCTGGTTGCGCAGTGCGATGTAGGGCAGGAAGAAGTCGCGGATCAGGCGGTCGCAGGTCGCAGTGTCGCCCGCAGCGTGGGCGTTGTAGAACTCCATCGCTGTCTTGGGGATGAAGTTGAACACGGCCGACGAGTACACGGGGCAGCCCATGGCCTTGTAGGCACCTGCAAACAGCTCGGCGGTAGGCAGGCCGCCCAGGTAGGCAAAGCGGTCACCCAGGGTCTGGCGGATGCTGACGAACTTCTCGATGTCGCCAATCCCATCCTTGAAACCGATCAGGTTAGGGCAGGTGTCGGCCAGCACTTGCAGGCTGGCAGGTGTCAGGCGGCAGCCGCCGCGGTTGTAGACCACCACGCCAAACTTCACGCTCTTGCACACGGCCTGCACGTGGGCAATCAGGCCTTCCTGGCTGGCTTCGGTCAGGTAGTGGGGCAGCAGCAAGATGCCTTGGGCGCCCAGGCGCTCAGCTTCCTGTGCGTATTGAATGGCCAGGGTGGTACCACCGCCAGCGCCCGCGATGATGGGGGTGCGGTTCTTGCAGGTGGCCAGAGCCACCTTGATCACTTCGCTGTATTCACCGGGCTCCAGCGAGAAGAACTCACCTGTGCCGCCCGCAGCGAACAGGGCCGAAGCGCCGTAAGGCTGCAGCCATTCCAGGCGGTCAGCGTAGGGCTTGGGGGCAAAGCGCAGGTTGCTGTCGAAGTCGGTCAGTGGGAAGGACAACAGGCCAGCTTGCAATACGCTTTTGAGTTCTTGAGGGGACATGGTCGGGCTCCGTAGGCAATAAATGGGGATTTCCGAGAACCCTCATGAGTGGGGTATCTCAGAACATGAGAACTTCATGTTGTATGTCATCGTACAACGTAAATCAAGAAAAAGCCATCGGGTTACTACTGATGGGGTAGCGCGCCGATGGCTTGTTGTTCGCGAAGACCTCTTGGGTAGGCTCTCAGGCCGGATCAGCTGGCCTCGGCCTGGGCACGACGGCGGCGCTCGCGGCTGTTGGCCAGGTGGGTGCGCATCGCAGCGCGTGCGGCGTCGGGATCTTGCGCCACGATGGCGTCGAAAATGTTTTCGTGTTCGCCATTGACCCGGCGAAGGTACTGGCGGCGTTCGTCGCTCTGGTCGTCAGGGCTCTCCAGTCGTGCGCGCGGGATGATCATGCTGCCCAGTGTGCTCATCAACTCGGTGAAATGGCTGTTCTGGGTGGCGCGTGCAATCTCCAGGTGAAACTGGAAATCCGAGGCCACGGCGTCTCGTCCTTCGTCCACAGCCTGGGCCACGGCGTTCAGTGCCTGCCGCATGGTGTTCAGGTTGGCCTCGGTGCGCCTCAGGGCGGCCAGGGCGGCGGCCTCGGTCTCGACGCCAATGCGCAACTCCAGCACGGCAATCACATCGCGCAAGGTGCTGAATTGCTCAGGCGTGATCTTGAAGCCGGGGGTCTGCCCAACGCCCAGAACGAAGGTGCCGATGCCGTGGCGCGTTTCCACCAGACCCGAGGCTTGCAGCTTGGAAATGGCCTCCCGGACCACGGTGCGGCTGACGTCGAATTCGGCCATGATCGCGGCCTCTGTGGGCAGCTTGTCGCCCACGGCCAGCCGACCGTCACGAATGCGGTCGCCCAGCGAATCCACCAGCTCCAGGGCCAACGTGCGGGGCTTGCGGCGGAGTGTGGTGTCGGTGTTCATGTCTCGGTGTTATCCCTATGTTTCTTCGTGGAACTACGTAGTACATTGTGTTTCGTTGTACGACAACTGATGACGTTCAACTGTGATGAGTGTCACTGTACCAAGAACCAGCCGAATTGCCATGCCTAGTCACCCGACATCGATCCGATTCAACCGCATTCTGCTCACCGGCGCTGCAGGCGGCCTGGGGCGTGAATTGCGTACCCGCCTGAAGGCTTACTGCAACACGGTCCGTCTGTCGGACATTGCCGATCTGGGCGAGGCGCAAGCGGGCGAGGAACTTTGCCCTGCCAAGCTGGAAGATGCCACCGCGGTGCTGGAATTGCTCAAGGATGTGGACACCGTGGTGCACCTGGGCGGTGTATCCACCGAGCAGCCCTGGGAGCCCATCCTGCAGGCCAACATCATTGGTGCCTACAACCTGTACGAAGCGGCTCGCAAGCAGGGCGTCAAGCGCATCGTGTTTGCCAGTTCCAACCATGTCACCGGCTTCTACCGCCAGGATGAAGTGGTCGGCCTGCGCGACCCCAAGCGCCCCGACGGGCTCTATGGCCTGTCCAAGGCGTTTGGTGAAGATCTCTCACGTTTTTATTTCGACCGCTACGGTATTGAAACCGTCTGCCTGCGCATCGGCTCGTCTTTCCCTGAGCCGCGCAACCGCCGCATGCTGGCCACATGGATGAGCTACGACGACCTGGAGCGCCTGGTGGTGAGTAGCCTCACAGCCCCTGTGGTGGGTCACAGCATCATCTATGGCATGGGCGACAACACCACCACCTGGTGGGACAACACCCTGGCCCGTCATATCGGCTACCGCCCGCAAGACAGCTCGGAGCCCTTCCGCGCCAAGATCGAGGCGGCTGACCCCAATCCCGACATGACAGACCCCGCCGTGATCTTTCAGGGTGGTCCGTTTGTGCGCACAGGGCCTTTCGAATGACTCAGCCCGCCGTAGACATTCTGTTGCCAGGGCACCTGGATGCGGTGGGCGAAAGCCCTGTGTGGAGCGTGACCGAGCAGGCGCTGTACTGGGTGGACATTGAGGCGCCCGCATTGCGCCGCTGGTCGATGGCCGATGGCCAGCTCACCAGCTGGGCTGCGCCAGAGCGCATCGCCTGCGTGGCGTTGCACGCCGACGGTGGATTGATTGCAGGCATGGAGTCGGGTGTCTTTCACGTACGTCCCGGTGCTGCAGGTCTGCTTGACTGCAAGCTGCTGTCCATGGTGCATCACCCGGAAGCAGGCATGCGCTTCAACGACGGACGCTGCGACCGCCAGGGGCGCTTCTGGGCAGGCACCATGGTGCGCGATATGTCGCTGGCCCGACCCGCGGGCGGGCTGTATCGCACGGACGCTTCAGGCCTCTCTGCCCCGCTGGTGCAGGGGCTGGTCACGCAGAACGGTCTGGGCTTCAGCCCGGACGGGCGCACCATGTACCTCAGCGACAGCCACCCGTCGGTGCAGAAGATCTGGACCTTGCCCCTGCATGACGACGGCAGTCTGGGTGAGCGCAAGCTGCTGGTGGACATGAAAGACCTGCCCGGCCGACCTGATGGCGCAGCGGTGGATGCCGAGGGCTGCTACTGGATTTGTGCCAACGACGCGGGCATGGTGCACCGCTTCACCCCAGAAGGGCGTCTGGATCGCTCCATCCGGGTGCCTGGCAGCAAACCTTCCATGTGCAGCTTTGGCGGACCCGCTCTGGACACGCTGTTCATCACCTCCATTCGTCCGGCCCAACCCGCAGGAGATGACGTAGCCCACGGCGGCGCGGTGTTCGTCACCCGGCCTGGCGTGTGCGGCCTGCCTGAAACCCCTTTTTCATCGACCACATCGGGGCGTTGACCCCATCAACCAAGGAGACAACCCATGAAACTTCCACATCTTCTGGGCCGCATTGCTGTTGCCGTTGGTGTTGCGCTGGGCAGCCTGGCTGCACAGGCCACCGAATTCCGCTCTTCGGATATCCACCCCGATGACTACCCCACCGTGCTGGCCGTGCGCCACATGAGCGAAGTGCTCTCCAAAGCCACAGGTGGCAAACACTCCATCAAGGTCTTCTCGAAGGGTGCTCTGGGTATCGAGAAGGACACCATCGAGCAGACCAAGCTGGGTGCCATTGCCATGACCCGCGTGAACGTGGCACCGATGAACAACATCTGTCCCGCCACCATGGTGCCCACCATGCCTTTCCTGTTCCGCGACAAGGAACACATGCGCAAGGTGCTGGACGGTGCGATTGGTGACGAGATTCTGAAAGACTGCGAATCGCAGGGCTTCGTGGGTCTGGCGTTCTATGACAGCGGTGCACGCTCCATCTACACCGCCAAAAAGCCCATCAAGACCCTGGCCGATGCCAAGGGGCTGAAGGTGCGCGTGCAGCAAAGCGATCTGTGGGTGTCCCTGCTTGAAGCCATGGGTGCCAACGCAACGCCCATGCCGTTCGGCGAGGTGTATACGGCTCTGAAGACCGGTCTGGTGGATGCTGCCGAAAACAACTACCCCAGCTACGAAAGCTCGCGCCACTTTGAAGTCGCCAAGTACTTCAACAAGACCGAGCATTCCATGGCACCCGAAATCCTGCTGTTCTCCAAGCGCGTGTGGGACAAGCTGAGTGCGGATGAGCAAAAGGCCATCCGCGCTGCTGCCAAAGAGTCGGTGGTCTACATGCGCAAGCTGTGGGACGAGCGCGAAGAGAAGTCGCTGGCCATCGTCAAGGCCGGTGGTGCTGAAATCATTGAAGTGGACAAGACTCCCTTCAAGGCAGCCATGAAGCCTGTGTACGACAAGTTCCTGAAGGACCCCAAGCTGCAGGACATGGTCAAGCGCATCGAGGCAGTGAAGTAATCGCCCCTTAAGGCATGTCAACAGGTCGTGGGCGATGAACCCGCGGCCCCTCCTGAAGTCATCCGTATGTTCAATCTCTACACGCGGCTGTGCGCCTTCATCGCACGCTCCTGCCTCATGGTGGGCGTCGCTGGCATGGTGCTGCTGGTCTTTGCCGTGCTTTACCAGGTCATCGGCCGCTACATCTTCAATGACACCCCTACCTGGGCTGAAAGCGGCGCCGTGCTGCTGGTGCTCTACGTCACCATGCTGGGCATGGCAGTGGGCGTGCGTGACGCAGGCCACATTGGCCTGGAGTCCTTCCTGGTGCTGGCCCCCGAGTGGCTGCGCCTGAAAATGGAAATCCTGATCCATGTGCTGGTGCTCATCTTCGGCGTGGTGATGGCCTGGAACTGCGGTGTGCTGGCCGAGTCGGTCATGGATTACAAGATTCCCACCCTGGGTATTTCCGAAGCGTTCAAGTACGTACCGCCTGCCTTTGCGGGGGTGCTGGTGTCGCTGTTTTCACTCGAACACATCATTGCCCTGGTGCGTGGCACAGAAGTCGAGCCCGCCTGGTATTGAGCCTTTCACTCTCAGACACCCACCGAGATTTTCATCATGGCTTTGACCATTCTGTGCGTGAGCTTCACGCTGCTTCTGCTGCTGGGCGTGCCCGTGGCTTTTTCCATCGGCCTGTCATCGCTGGCCACCATTCTTTATGAAGGCTTGCCCCTGGCGGTAGGCTTTCAGCAAATGATTTCGGGGATGAATCCGTTTTCGTTCCTGGCCATCCCGTTCTTCATTTTTGCCGGCGAAATCATGATGTACGGCGGCATTGCCGACCGCATCGTGGACTTTGCCAAGAGCCTTGCAGGCCACGTACGTGGCGGTCTGGGCATGAGCAACGTGCTGGCTTGCACGCTGTTCGGCGGAGTCTCCGGTTCTCCGGTGGCAGACGTGTCGGCCATGGGGGCGGTGCTGATCCCGCAAATGAAGAAAGAGGGCTACCACGCCGACTATGCGGTGAACGTGACCACGCACGCCTCGCTGGTAGGTGCGCTCATGCCCACTTCGCACAACCTCATCATCTTTGCGCTGGCGGCGGGTGGCAAGGTGAGCATTGCGGCTCTGATCCTTGCCGGTATCGTGCCTGCATTGCTGTTGACCATCTGTAATCTGGCTGCTGCGTACTTCGTGGCCGTCAAGCGCGGCTACCCCGCGGGCGAGTTCCCCGGCTGGGCCATCGTGTGGATGTCGTTCAAGGCCTCCGTGCCCGGTCTGGCGGTGGTGGTGATCATCATCGTCGGCATCTTGTCTGGCGCCTTCACTGCCACGGAATCCGCGTCTGTGGCAGTGGTCTGGGCCCTGTTCCTCTCGGCACTGGTATACCGCCGCCTGACCCGTGAGCAGTTCCTCAAGGCAGCTTCCAAGGCCGTGAAGACCACGGGCACCGTGCTGCTGCTGATTGGCATTTCCTCCATGTTCGGCTACCTCATCGGCCTGTACGGCGTGGCGGAGATGACTGCAGAGGCGCTGCGCTCCATGAGCACCACCCCCTGGGTCATCTTCCTGAGCGTGAACGTCATCCTGTTCATTCTGGGCACGTTCCTGGACATGGCTGCCACCATCCTGATCTGCACACCGATCTTCCTGCCCATCTGCCAGCAGTTTGGCATGACCACCGAGCAGTTCGGCATCGTCATGCTGATCAATTGCGCACTGGGTCTGAACACGCCTCCGGTGGGTACCACCCAGTTCATTGGCTGCACCATCGGTGGCATCTCGGTTGGCGCTGTGATGAAGACCATCTGGCCCTTCTATGGCGCGCTCATCGTGGCGCTGGCACTGGTCACCTATGTGCCTTCGTTCTCGATGTGGCTGCCCAACCTGATCCTGAAGACGGGTTGAGCGCTGACTGATGGAGGTACGCCAGCGGGCCTTGCCCTCTGGCTTTGCGGGCGGGTGCCTTGGGTACCCGCCCGTTTTTCCTTCTGCTGCCCTGCGCAGCTTTGTGTGACCAACGCAGCTTCTTGGAACGGATTCTCAGAAGGCTGCATTTGAAGAAAGGCTATTGCATGGGTTCTTCCCGCTTCTCAGACCGCAAAATCGTTGTAGCCCTTGCGCTGCTGTGCTGCCTGCTCTGGGGCAGTTCTTATCCGGCCATCAAGACGGGCTACGAGTGGTTTGGCATCGCTGCCCATGATGTGCCCACCAAGCTGGTGTTTGCGGGCTGGCGCTTTCTGTGGGCGGGGCTGGCCCTGCTGGCCCTGGCACTGGCCACGCGTCGCCCCGTTTGGGGGCTGGGGGCCGGGGCTGTGCGGCAACTGGTGGTGCTGGGGCTGGCGCAGACCACGCTGCAGTACGTGTTTTTCTACATTGGCCTGGCCTACACCACGGGGGTGAAGGGCTCCATCATGAATGCCACAGGCACTTTTTTTAGCGTGCTGCTGGCGCACTGGATCTATCACAACGACCGTCTGAGCCACGCCAAGATCTGGGGCTGTGTCGTGGGCTTTGCCGGGGTGATGGTGGTCAACCTGGGGCGGGGCACGCTTGACATGGACTTCACCCTGCTGGGCGAGGGCTTTGTGGTGATCGCCGCCTTTGTGCTGGCCGCGGCCAGCATCTACGGCAAGCAGGTGTCGCAGCGCATGGATTCGATGGTCATGACCGGCTGGCAGCTGGCCCTGGGCGGCGCGGCGCTGCTGGCCATTGGCTGGGGGTTGGGGGGCTCGCTCACCGGCTTCACCTGGCAATCCACCCTGCTGCTGGTGTACCTGGCGCTGTTGTCGTCAGCCGCGTTTTCGCTGTGGAGCCTGCTGCTCAAGCACAACCGGGTCAGCCAGATCACCGTGTTCAACTTCTCGGTGCCGGTGTTTGGCGCGGTGCTTTCAGCCATCTTTTTGGGCGAGGCGCTGCTGGAGTGGAAGAACCTGCTCGCCCTGGTGCTGGTGTGCTTAGGCATTTGGCTGGTCACGCGCGACGCCCCAGTCCCCAAGGCTGCAGCCTCCACCGCGCCAGCCAAATAAACTCGGGCACATGGCTTACACACTTTCACGCGACGCGTTTCAACAAGAGCTGCACGGCCAGCGCACCGACCTGTACACCCTGCGCGGTGCGGGCGGCCTGCAGGTGGCCGTCAGCAACTACGGCGCGCGCCTGGTGCAGCTGGCCGTACCCGACGGGCAAGGCGGCCTGGTGGATGTCACCCTCGGCTATCCCAGCCTGCAGGGCTATCTGGACGGGCAGCTTTCCATGGGGGCCTTCATTGGCCGCTGGGCGGGGCGCCTGCGCACCGGGCAATTGCGCATGCCCGGCGGTTGCACGCTGCAGTTGCCCACCAACAGCGGGCCGCACCACCACCACGGCGGGCCGCTGGGCTGCCGCTTTCAGGTGTTTGCCGTGCAGGCCGTGCAGCCCGATGCCATCACACTGACCCACACCTTCCGCACCGAAGATGACGGGGTGCCCGGCACCGTGCGGCTCACGCTGCACCTGCACGCAGCGCCAGACAATGCCTTGCACATGGCCTGGTCTGCCGAGGTGGCCGATGCTCCCTCCGTGTTCAACCCCACGGGCCACGCATTCTTCAACTTGGCTGGGGTGGGCAGCACCCATGGCCACACGCTGCAGGTGCCAGCAAGCCGCTACGTGCCGCTGGCTGCCGATGTGTGCCCGCTGGGCACGCTGGAATCTGTGGCCGATACGCCCTTTGATTTTCGCCAACCCCGCAGCGTGGGCGACGCCGCAGCCCAGCCGCATGAGCAACTGGCGCGTGCAGGCGGTCTGGACCACTACCTGGTGCTGGACGATGCGCCGCAGTCCTCACAAGCCTGGGGTGCGGCTCCGGCCTCACCCGTCACGCCTGCGGGCCTGCGCCCCGTGGCGCAGCTGGCCGACCCTGCCAGTGGCCGCAGCATGCAGGTGTGGAGCACAGCCCCCGGTGTGCAGGTGTATGCAGGGCATGGCCTCAAGGCCGACCCGGTACGCGACTTGGGGCGCGCCAGCCAGGGGCAGGGCGACTGGTTGTGGCAGCCTGGCGACGGCATTTGCCTGGAGCCCATGGAATACCCAGACGCCCCCAACCACCCCGCGTTTCCCGTGCGCTGGTGGCTGCCGGGCGAAGTGGTGCGCGGGGCCATCGTGTACCGGTTTGGTGTCTGAGAACCTGTTCAAAATCTCTTGAGTAGCAGAGTCAATAACGCCAAGTGGATCAACTGCAAGCTGGTGTTCAGCAGCCTCTCGCAGTTCTTCCACAATCACCTGTTCTTATCCAGCTAGGCAAAGCTGCGCTCGACCACCCAACTCTGGGGCATCGTCTTGAACGTGTGAAGCTCGCAGCGTTTGGCAATCTGTACGCTCACATGTGCACTCAGAATGTCTTTAATGCCTTGGGCGAACGGCTTGCCCACATAACTGCTGTCACAAAGCAGTCCTTTCACACGGCTCAAGCTACCTTCGCAGCGCTTGAGGGCCTGCAACACTCCTTTGCGGTCCGTCACCTCGGCGGTGGTAACCGCGATAGCATGTGGCGGCCCCTGCGTGTCCACTGCAATGTGACGCTTGATGCCCGAGACCTTCTTGCCTGCGTCATAGTCCTTCAAGGCCGCTGTGTCAGTGTTCTTCACGCTCTGCGCGTCCACAATCAAGAACTCGCTTGAGACGTTGCGCACCAGTCTCTCTCGGGTCGCGCCAACCTTATTTTTTAAGGCCTGCTCCAGCAGGCTGCTGCCCTCACGCGGCTCACTCCAGATCGCAAAGTGCGCATGCACCGTACGCCACTTGGGAAAGTCACTTGGCAGCGCCCTCTACTGGTAACCGGTGCGCAGCAAATACAGCACCGCACAAAACACCTCGTACAGATCAACACTGCGCGGGTGGGTTGCTTTGCGAGCACTCTGCAGCAAAGGGCGGATGAGTTCGAACTGCTCTGGGCTGATGTCGCTGGGGTACTTGGCTCTCATGGGCGCAGCAGCATAGCTGCAGTCACACCTCAGGCAAAGAATTTGACAGGCTCTTAAATAGGGTACGTCGCGTGACTCAAGCACTCACATGGGCTGCCACCCACACCCGCCAATTGAGGCTGCATTGATGCAGTGGCAAATAGTACTTCATGTGCACGATACGCAC from Acidovorax sp. DW039 harbors:
- a CDS encoding TRAP transporter small permease, producing the protein MFNLYTRLCAFIARSCLMVGVAGMVLLVFAVLYQVIGRYIFNDTPTWAESGAVLLVLYVTMLGMAVGVRDAGHIGLESFLVLAPEWLRLKMEILIHVLVLIFGVVMAWNCGVLAESVMDYKIPTLGISEAFKYVPPAFAGVLVSLFSLEHIIALVRGTEVEPAWY
- a CDS encoding DMT family transporter, producing the protein MGSSRFSDRKIVVALALLCCLLWGSSYPAIKTGYEWFGIAAHDVPTKLVFAGWRFLWAGLALLALALATRRPVWGLGAGAVRQLVVLGLAQTTLQYVFFYIGLAYTTGVKGSIMNATGTFFSVLLAHWIYHNDRLSHAKIWGCVVGFAGVMVVNLGRGTLDMDFTLLGEGFVVIAAFVLAAASIYGKQVSQRMDSMVMTGWQLALGGAALLAIGWGLGGSLTGFTWQSTLLLVYLALLSSAAFSLWSLLLKHNRVSQITVFNFSVPVFGAVLSAIFLGEALLEWKNLLALVLVCLGIWLVTRDAPVPKAAASTAPAK
- a CDS encoding TRAP transporter large permease; its protein translation is MALTILCVSFTLLLLLGVPVAFSIGLSSLATILYEGLPLAVGFQQMISGMNPFSFLAIPFFIFAGEIMMYGGIADRIVDFAKSLAGHVRGGLGMSNVLACTLFGGVSGSPVADVSAMGAVLIPQMKKEGYHADYAVNVTTHASLVGALMPTSHNLIIFALAAGGKVSIAALILAGIVPALLLTICNLAAAYFVAVKRGYPAGEFPGWAIVWMSFKASVPGLAVVVIIIVGILSGAFTATESASVAVVWALFLSALVYRRLTREQFLKAASKAVKTTGTVLLLIGISSMFGYLIGLYGVAEMTAEALRSMSTTPWVIFLSVNVILFILGTFLDMAATILICTPIFLPICQQFGMTTEQFGIVMLINCALGLNTPPVGTTQFIGCTIGGISVGAVMKTIWPFYGALIVALALVTYVPSFSMWLPNLILKTG
- a CDS encoding aldose epimerase family protein → MAYTLSRDAFQQELHGQRTDLYTLRGAGGLQVAVSNYGARLVQLAVPDGQGGLVDVTLGYPSLQGYLDGQLSMGAFIGRWAGRLRTGQLRMPGGCTLQLPTNSGPHHHHGGPLGCRFQVFAVQAVQPDAITLTHTFRTEDDGVPGTVRLTLHLHAAPDNALHMAWSAEVADAPSVFNPTGHAFFNLAGVGSTHGHTLQVPASRYVPLAADVCPLGTLESVADTPFDFRQPRSVGDAAAQPHEQLARAGGLDHYLVLDDAPQSSQAWGAAPASPVTPAGLRPVAQLADPASGRSMQVWSTAPGVQVYAGHGLKADPVRDLGRASQGQGDWLWQPGDGICLEPMEYPDAPNHPAFPVRWWLPGEVVRGAIVYRFGV